The following proteins come from a genomic window of Brevibacillus antibioticus:
- a CDS encoding DNA-directed RNA polymerase subunit beta — protein sequence MEQGKNKRFPRQTEEVKSKGKERERSGKNWRLRVAKMVLVPLLLFFSLVIGLMIGYGGVGKKPMSDVFDLGTYKHMWDLMFEDT from the coding sequence ATGGAACAAGGGAAGAACAAACGTTTCCCGCGTCAGACCGAAGAGGTTAAGTCAAAAGGAAAAGAGCGGGAACGGAGCGGCAAAAATTGGCGGCTGAGAGTTGCCAAAATGGTGCTGGTCCCACTCCTGCTGTTTTTCTCGCTGGTCATTGGTCTGATGATCGGATACGGAGGGGTTGGCAAGAAGCCAATGTCTGACGTATTCGATCTGGGAACCTACAAACATATGTGGGATTTAATGTTTGAAGATACGTAG
- a CDS encoding CDP-alcohol phosphatidyltransferase family protein, which translates to MSVNLPNLLTIFRIVLIPLYLYVFFSEFPYHVEIALGILILAGVTDIADGYIARKHKLVTTIGMMLDPLADKLMMLAVIASLFLTDRISVWAALFFFVRDLAMIVTGAVYHFRGKKTVPANAYGKLTTVLLYLVIPLVMYRYEYSEAILWSVIAFSFIASAIYLAKARLLNRM; encoded by the coding sequence ATGTCCGTGAATCTTCCTAATTTGCTTACGATCTTTCGCATCGTGCTCATCCCTTTGTACCTGTATGTCTTTTTTTCGGAGTTCCCGTATCATGTTGAAATTGCTTTAGGCATTTTGATTTTGGCGGGAGTGACCGATATTGCAGACGGGTACATCGCGCGGAAGCATAAGCTTGTGACCACCATCGGAATGATGTTAGATCCTCTGGCAGATAAATTAATGATGCTGGCGGTCATCGCCTCATTATTTTTGACGGATCGAATCAGTGTATGGGCCGCCCTGTTTTTCTTTGTGCGCGATCTGGCAATGATAGTAACAGGAGCTGTTTATCATTTCCGTGGCAAAAAAACTGTCCCGGCAAATGCCTACGGCAAGCTGACAACCGTTCTTTTGTATCTTGTCATTCCGCTCGTTATGTATCGCTATGAGTACAGTGAAGCGATACTTTGGTCGGTTATAGCGTTCTCATTTATTGCGAGCGCGATTTATCTGGCAAAGGCTCGACTATTGAACCGCATGTAA
- the fabZ gene encoding 3-hydroxyacyl-ACP dehydratase FabZ codes for MEIKAPLDIMQIQEIIPHRYPFLLVDRIEELELGKKAVGIKNVTINEPFFQGHFPGYPVMPGVLIVEALAQVGAVAMLSMEEHQGKIGLFAGIDEFRFKDQVKPGDTLVLEVELTRVRGTVGKGHGKALVNGKVVAEGGLMFALTAGNKAHS; via the coding sequence GTGGAAATAAAAGCACCTTTGGACATTATGCAAATTCAGGAAATCATCCCGCACCGTTACCCGTTTTTGTTGGTAGACAGAATTGAAGAGCTGGAGCTGGGAAAAAAAGCGGTTGGAATTAAAAATGTCACGATCAATGAACCGTTTTTCCAAGGCCATTTTCCTGGTTATCCAGTCATGCCTGGTGTCCTTATTGTGGAAGCATTGGCGCAGGTTGGAGCCGTAGCGATGCTCAGCATGGAGGAACATCAAGGAAAAATCGGACTGTTTGCAGGTATTGATGAATTCCGTTTCAAAGATCAGGTGAAGCCGGGAGATACACTGGTACTTGAGGTTGAGCTTACTCGTGTGCGTGGTACCGTCGGCAAAGGGCATGGAAAAGCATTGGTAAATGGGAAAGTAGTAGCAGAGGGTGGATTGATGTTTGCCCTGACAGCAGGAAATAAGGCACATTCATGA
- a CDS encoding WecB/TagA/CpsF family glycosyltransferase: MTRQVATILDVPFTTRGFRETVDHITERIQSGQKTHVVTANPEIVMVARENRAFRSIVEQAYVVPDGIGIVYAAKWTNQPIYERVTGVELLEALMAKADQHEWGVYLLGAKPDVIHLAKDKLSTRYPNARIVGCRDGYFRPEEETQIVQEIAEAKPQLLFVALGAPRQDEWMAKYRDQLNASLMMGVGGSFDVISGKVKRAPEIWQKLHLEWFYRLASEPSRWKRQLAIPRFVLTVLKEKWSSRS; the protein is encoded by the coding sequence ATGACCAGACAGGTCGCAACCATATTAGATGTGCCATTTACGACTCGCGGTTTTCGTGAGACTGTCGATCATATAACAGAGCGCATACAAAGCGGTCAAAAGACCCACGTGGTGACTGCCAACCCCGAAATCGTCATGGTAGCGAGAGAAAATCGCGCTTTCCGTTCTATTGTAGAACAAGCCTATGTCGTTCCAGATGGAATTGGAATCGTGTACGCAGCCAAATGGACGAATCAGCCGATATATGAGCGCGTTACCGGTGTGGAGCTTCTGGAGGCGCTCATGGCGAAAGCCGATCAACATGAGTGGGGCGTGTATTTACTCGGCGCCAAGCCGGATGTTATTCATTTGGCAAAAGACAAACTAAGTACTCGTTATCCGAACGCCCGAATCGTCGGATGTCGGGATGGTTATTTTCGACCAGAGGAAGAAACGCAAATTGTACAAGAAATTGCAGAAGCGAAACCGCAGCTCCTGTTCGTCGCACTGGGTGCGCCCAGACAAGATGAATGGATGGCGAAGTATCGTGATCAGTTAAATGCCTCCCTGATGATGGGGGTAGGCGGAAGCTTTGACGTCATTTCCGGGAAAGTAAAGCGCGCTCCCGAGATTTGGCAAAAATTGCATTTGGAATGGTTTTATCGACTTGCTTCCGAGCCTTCTCGCTGGAAGCGTCAACTGGCTATTCCTCGGTTTGTTCTAACCGTACTGAAAGAAAAATGGAGTAGCCGTTCCTAG
- a CDS encoding glycosyltransferase family 4 protein, translating into MSTLILGFLTSLIIAFIVTPYVKSLAVKVGAVDAPNQRKVHTRIMPRMGGLAIYIGYLVAFFLFVPYTSISEMLGIFIGSTIVMVVGMLDDKYQLSPKWKLLGQLVATVIVVIPFGLKIGVVNLPYSGSIDFSSGWLVWLAIPITMFWIVGVTNAVNLIDGLDGLSAGVSAIAAGTMGVMALLMDDYKVSAYCFVLLGAILGFLYFNFHPARLFMGDTGSLFLGFNLAALSIMGFKEALFVSFIIPIVVLGVPLWDTFFAIVRRIVNKKPISSPDKGHLHHCLLNMGLSHRSTVLTIYSISIFFGTMAILLTKTTKWTTIIVMVALLIVIHLGTEIVGLVSRRHRPLINAYRRIKIKQTEQQRRTN; encoded by the coding sequence ATGTCTACACTAATCCTCGGATTTTTGACTTCGCTGATCATAGCGTTTATTGTAACACCGTATGTAAAAAGCCTGGCTGTAAAAGTAGGAGCAGTAGATGCCCCGAATCAGCGCAAGGTACACACGCGAATTATGCCACGTATGGGTGGCTTGGCTATTTATATCGGTTATCTGGTGGCGTTCTTCCTATTTGTCCCGTATACAAGCATATCGGAAATGCTAGGGATTTTTATCGGAAGCACGATCGTTATGGTGGTCGGCATGCTCGATGACAAATACCAGCTCTCGCCAAAATGGAAGCTGCTCGGACAGTTAGTCGCAACAGTGATTGTCGTCATTCCATTTGGCTTGAAGATCGGCGTCGTGAATCTGCCCTATAGCGGAAGCATTGATTTTAGCAGTGGCTGGCTTGTCTGGCTCGCGATTCCGATCACGATGTTTTGGATTGTCGGTGTAACCAACGCAGTGAACCTGATTGACGGTCTCGATGGCTTGTCGGCAGGTGTGTCAGCAATTGCTGCAGGGACAATGGGTGTCATGGCCTTGTTGATGGATGATTACAAGGTATCGGCCTACTGTTTCGTGCTCCTTGGAGCGATCCTGGGCTTTCTCTACTTTAACTTTCATCCGGCTCGTCTGTTCATGGGCGACACCGGTTCGCTTTTCTTGGGCTTCAACCTGGCTGCACTATCCATCATGGGCTTTAAAGAAGCGTTGTTCGTTTCCTTTATCATTCCAATCGTCGTGCTGGGTGTACCGCTCTGGGATACGTTCTTCGCCATCGTGCGCAGGATCGTGAACAAAAAGCCGATTTCGAGCCCAGACAAAGGGCATTTGCATCACTGTTTGCTGAACATGGGTCTGTCGCACCGCTCGACTGTACTCACGATTTACTCGATCAGCATTTTCTTTGGGACGATGGCGATTCTGCTGACGAAGACGACGAAGTGGACTACGATTATCGTTATGGTCGCGCTACTGATTGTCATCCATCTCGGAACGGAGATTGTTGGACTTGTAAGTCGCCGTCACCGTCCATTGATCAATGCGTATCGACGGATCAAAATTAAACAGACCGAGCAACAGCGTCGGACGAATTAG
- a CDS encoding Ig-like domain-containing protein has translation MSRGKDRKTSWISAVLSFLLLVTTLLPMGAGVAQAAGGGISFTGISDKTTATSPHISYTPKITIQGTYNGIAGEDLRYRVATLNGTEPNDTSSIKPYIDSVMRTFTFRDIELTPGVNQIKFEIKSGDSTTYLPVIYVQYNNTPLFSNLKLNSVMFETDPTIVEVTTSSKRQLTLALSGKAMNADNVVVTNQTTGQNFSDSTSNSGSFSIEVDAQIGLNKLDIRAFSKNREVGLINRSVLVLPKSNSQGGADQFYNVTINAGTETPIIKVPPAKNELIQAGAAGTDFPISGELLVKLQNGVSVLNGALQDTTPPDAPKVDRVYNTTTDITGFAEAQSTVKVSKGTTEVTATADAAGAFKVAFAKQSEDVELQVTATDAAGNVSKVTYVKVEKDRSAPDKPIVNPISEKTTSVTGTAEPGSTITVKNGTTQLATVKTDANSKFSVTIGSQPIDAEITVTATDETGNESAATIVKVTDSGDANGNDTTPPDAPVVNALDDKAATVTGTTEDGAEVFVAKNGSVVRSAVASGTAFTVDTGGFSAGDVLTVYARDKKGNQGPATTVKVTSSDKTKPTVPTVNPIMNTDTKVTGTAEAGSLVIVKKGATELGSANATTGGTYSVPIPRQKFGDVLSITATNRVGNVSDVVTKKVDSDKQQGMSLTLDDLATNQPVDVTATNVVATEVTNVPLSSEYKLYKVTGKIPAAGLNTGKTYEMKLKYSTVIKSTDPSIPDLISEAVVGNHAYQFIYKSSSDPRFGKVFDISTTTAQPEIRTDGSKNVVSALPVKVKVEAFNMPTTTPTIGDFEVYYNNTKRAASTDYFITAGNNEINIEFVKFPANETNVKVVYTKGTPTDTSDDKDISFKLSPEVVPSLLFYYTTSNVEKVIDSTLEIPDPRPSNFAIDGNVFRGKMYNYKLNSGNMVVTLNNSKTALPYSVGPTSGGAVQFTIDKSQFTSGSAWNLNQGNNTLVFELKDEPNVKFTYNIFYNTEKTPKIQNVKMKVVQGKDNDVELEKKSTDKAFQTSAYFLRQFTFDVENVQQDAVVTIRKDGNVIAKYKMTDDSGDWDFLDNDSDYRKARDAAIKGNTSDLGTIFDDSTFSRGRDTSNTFKFNAEMGSRDYGEELIGELDGDMGLSADDLESRLKLFPLTLSKGTSTNYEIEVTQGSIVTRQTVSINQETQAWTVVSPKKLANAQYITVNSNSVPLRIFAEKATKVLIGKTEAVAYNTKDPDFEYDEDTGKLVPESYYVFETNVALKPGLNTIKYTVQFGANSYKDEVKIYNTNSAVGGAESREVLGKKLAFSLFDKSFELKFPKGTILLAPSDNRTGSGINAPATDIFTDVPLYFGMADRTNGRVNLDDDELREDMEDLLSLSSDFNYASPLYFVDAGNSVPGAGDGDEERAPGGRDPYFEGTVNNAEMEPFIKRWKNNLVPSKVGTVTIKYDGSIVNAANNILTVFYNNGDEWINLGGVVNTSKKTVTVPFEGFGYYMVMKTRETFSDVITHPFARDAIETLYAKGIMADAPGSGFGTELKITRGEFATMIVKALDLPINDGPYTDSRQNHPAEPTFTDVRPSDDDWNYQYKYIETAARAGIIRGKDPRAFYPDDSLTREEAAIIVARAMNLKLSTPEAAAIALGKMYTDGQLTGHYATPAVLAVSKAKIMNGEANDPSAKKPTFRFVPRGDLTRAEMAMITIRIMVQLKKLPKQ, from the coding sequence GTGTCTAGAGGCAAAGACAGAAAAACATCATGGATTTCGGCAGTCCTGTCCTTTTTATTATTAGTAACGACGCTTCTGCCGATGGGGGCGGGAGTTGCTCAAGCTGCAGGAGGCGGAATTTCCTTTACTGGCATCAGTGACAAGACAACAGCGACGAGTCCGCACATCTCCTATACACCAAAAATTACCATCCAAGGGACCTACAATGGGATTGCCGGGGAAGATTTACGCTACCGGGTAGCTACATTGAACGGTACCGAACCGAATGATACGAGCAGTATCAAACCGTACATTGATTCTGTAATGAGAACTTTTACCTTTAGAGATATTGAACTCACTCCAGGGGTAAACCAGATTAAGTTCGAAATCAAGAGCGGAGATTCTACGACGTATTTGCCAGTCATTTATGTACAGTACAACAATACACCTTTGTTCTCCAACTTGAAGTTGAATTCTGTCATGTTTGAAACAGATCCGACGATTGTAGAAGTTACAACCTCATCGAAGCGTCAACTAACCTTGGCCCTTTCTGGTAAGGCAATGAATGCAGACAATGTGGTTGTTACGAACCAGACCACAGGTCAAAACTTTAGTGACTCGACTAGCAATTCTGGTTCATTCTCTATCGAAGTAGATGCTCAGATTGGCTTGAACAAGCTGGATATTCGTGCATTTAGCAAAAATAGAGAAGTTGGGTTGATTAACCGCAGTGTGTTGGTACTCCCTAAAAGCAATTCTCAGGGAGGCGCGGATCAATTTTATAATGTAACGATAAATGCAGGCACAGAAACACCAATCATCAAAGTCCCGCCAGCGAAAAATGAATTGATTCAAGCAGGGGCGGCGGGTACCGATTTTCCAATTAGTGGGGAACTGCTCGTTAAGTTGCAAAACGGAGTGAGTGTTCTGAATGGTGCTTTGCAAGACACGACACCTCCTGATGCTCCAAAGGTGGATCGTGTGTACAATACCACGACGGATATCACTGGTTTTGCAGAAGCTCAAAGCACAGTGAAAGTGAGCAAAGGAACCACTGAAGTAACCGCTACTGCGGATGCGGCCGGAGCTTTTAAAGTAGCGTTTGCTAAGCAATCAGAAGATGTAGAGCTACAAGTCACGGCAACAGATGCCGCTGGAAACGTCAGTAAAGTAACTTATGTCAAAGTGGAAAAAGATCGTTCTGCACCGGATAAACCGATTGTGAATCCGATCAGTGAGAAAACAACGAGTGTCACAGGAACAGCAGAGCCTGGTTCCACTATTACGGTTAAAAACGGAACTACTCAATTGGCTACGGTTAAAACGGATGCAAACTCGAAGTTCTCGGTTACAATAGGTTCCCAGCCGATTGATGCAGAAATTACAGTAACCGCAACAGATGAGACTGGTAATGAAAGCGCGGCAACAATTGTAAAGGTTACAGACTCAGGTGACGCTAACGGAAATGATACGACACCACCAGATGCTCCTGTCGTAAATGCTCTTGATGATAAGGCAGCAACTGTAACAGGGACAACAGAAGATGGAGCAGAAGTCTTTGTTGCCAAGAACGGTAGTGTAGTGAGAAGCGCGGTGGCAAGCGGTACTGCCTTCACAGTGGATACCGGAGGTTTTTCTGCTGGAGATGTTTTGACTGTTTATGCAAGAGACAAGAAAGGAAACCAAGGTCCAGCTACGACAGTGAAAGTAACGTCGTCAGATAAAACTAAACCAACTGTTCCTACTGTTAATCCGATTATGAATACAGATACGAAAGTGACGGGGACAGCAGAGGCAGGCTCTTTGGTCATTGTAAAAAAGGGAGCTACTGAACTGGGGTCTGCTAATGCAACGACGGGAGGCACCTATTCGGTACCAATTCCCCGCCAGAAGTTCGGGGACGTTCTTTCTATAACGGCAACTAATAGAGTGGGGAATGTAAGTGATGTAGTAACGAAAAAAGTTGATTCAGACAAGCAACAAGGCATGTCACTTACCTTGGATGATTTAGCGACCAATCAACCAGTAGATGTAACGGCTACAAATGTAGTGGCTACTGAAGTTACAAATGTACCGCTCTCGTCCGAATACAAGCTGTATAAAGTGACAGGGAAAATACCCGCAGCCGGACTTAATACAGGCAAGACCTACGAAATGAAATTGAAGTATTCAACAGTGATCAAAAGTACCGACCCTTCCATCCCAGATCTGATCTCGGAAGCGGTTGTTGGGAACCACGCTTACCAATTCATTTATAAAAGCTCATCAGATCCTCGTTTCGGCAAGGTATTTGATATATCCACTACAACTGCACAACCAGAGATCAGAACAGACGGTAGTAAAAACGTAGTGAGTGCTCTCCCGGTAAAGGTAAAAGTAGAAGCGTTTAACATGCCAACCACTACGCCAACTATTGGTGATTTTGAAGTCTACTACAACAATACAAAAAGAGCTGCAAGCACAGATTATTTCATAACAGCTGGTAATAACGAAATAAACATCGAATTCGTGAAATTCCCTGCGAATGAGACGAATGTAAAAGTCGTTTATACGAAGGGAACGCCAACAGATACGAGTGATGACAAGGATATCTCCTTCAAGCTCAGCCCTGAAGTTGTACCATCACTATTGTTCTACTACACCACTTCCAACGTGGAAAAGGTAATCGACAGCACCTTGGAAATTCCTGACCCAAGACCATCGAATTTTGCGATCGATGGCAACGTTTTTAGAGGGAAGATGTATAACTACAAACTGAATAGCGGCAATATGGTCGTTACCCTGAACAATAGTAAGACAGCGTTACCCTATAGTGTTGGGCCTACAAGCGGTGGTGCAGTACAGTTTACTATCGATAAAAGCCAGTTTACGAGTGGTTCTGCATGGAATCTGAACCAGGGTAACAACACGTTGGTTTTTGAACTGAAAGATGAACCAAATGTAAAGTTCACCTACAACATTTTCTACAACACAGAAAAAACGCCAAAGATTCAAAATGTAAAAATGAAAGTAGTTCAAGGCAAAGATAACGATGTAGAGCTGGAGAAAAAGTCTACAGATAAAGCGTTCCAAACCTCCGCGTACTTCCTGCGTCAATTTACATTTGATGTTGAGAATGTACAACAAGATGCGGTTGTGACGATCAGAAAAGATGGTAACGTCATTGCGAAGTACAAGATGACAGATGATTCGGGGGACTGGGACTTCCTGGACAACGACTCCGATTATCGCAAAGCTCGTGATGCAGCAATTAAAGGAAACACTTCTGACTTGGGTACCATTTTTGATGATAGTACGTTCTCTAGAGGTAGAGATACATCGAATACATTCAAGTTCAATGCAGAAATGGGCTCGAGAGATTATGGTGAAGAGCTGATTGGAGAACTGGATGGAGATATGGGATTGTCGGCTGATGATCTGGAAAGCAGATTAAAGCTATTCCCATTGACGCTCTCCAAAGGTACCTCCACGAACTACGAAATTGAAGTGACACAAGGATCGATCGTTACTCGTCAAACCGTGTCGATCAACCAAGAAACGCAAGCATGGACAGTAGTTTCTCCGAAGAAACTGGCTAATGCCCAATACATTACCGTGAACTCCAACTCTGTTCCATTGCGAATTTTTGCCGAAAAAGCAACGAAGGTCTTAATCGGTAAAACAGAAGCAGTAGCGTACAATACAAAAGATCCTGATTTTGAATATGATGAAGATACAGGCAAGCTTGTACCAGAATCATATTACGTGTTCGAAACCAATGTAGCGTTGAAGCCAGGTTTGAACACGATTAAGTACACGGTTCAATTTGGTGCAAACAGTTACAAAGACGAAGTGAAGATTTACAACACAAACTCCGCAGTCGGTGGTGCGGAAAGCAGAGAAGTACTTGGTAAAAAATTAGCCTTTAGCCTGTTTGACAAATCGTTTGAGCTGAAGTTCCCGAAAGGAACTATACTGCTGGCACCATCTGATAATCGTACTGGCTCAGGGATTAATGCACCAGCGACAGATATTTTTACAGACGTTCCGCTTTATTTCGGAATGGCAGATCGTACAAATGGTCGAGTCAATCTGGATGACGATGAGCTCAGAGAGGACATGGAAGATTTGTTGAGCCTTTCCTCTGATTTCAACTACGCAAGTCCGCTCTACTTTGTGGATGCAGGTAACTCTGTGCCTGGAGCAGGAGATGGCGATGAAGAACGCGCACCAGGTGGGCGTGATCCATACTTTGAAGGTACTGTCAACAATGCTGAAATGGAGCCATTCATTAAGCGTTGGAAGAACAATCTGGTTCCAAGCAAAGTAGGTACCGTTACGATCAAGTACGATGGCTCCATCGTAAATGCAGCCAACAATATTTTGACAGTCTTCTACAACAACGGGGATGAGTGGATCAACCTGGGTGGGGTAGTTAACACGTCCAAAAAGACTGTAACAGTACCATTCGAAGGATTCGGTTATTACATGGTCATGAAAACACGTGAAACGTTCTCCGATGTCATCACGCATCCATTTGCGCGTGACGCTATTGAGACGCTTTACGCAAAAGGAATTATGGCCGATGCACCAGGTAGTGGATTCGGTACAGAGTTGAAAATCACTCGTGGTGAGTTTGCGACCATGATTGTGAAAGCACTCGACCTGCCAATCAACGATGGTCCGTACACAGACAGTAGACAAAACCACCCAGCAGAGCCTACCTTTACTGATGTACGACCTAGTGATGATGATTGGAATTACCAGTACAAGTACATTGAAACAGCGGCGCGTGCTGGTATTATCCGCGGAAAAGATCCGCGTGCTTTCTATCCAGATGATTCGCTTACGCGTGAAGAAGCTGCGATTATCGTCGCTCGTGCAATGAACTTAAAGCTTAGCACTCCGGAAGCAGCGGCAATCGCGCTTGGCAAGATGTATACAGATGGCCAACTGACCGGGCACTATGCAACACCAGCTGTATTGGCTGTATCCAAAGCCAAAATTATGAACGGTGAGGCAAACGATCCATCGGCTAAGAAGCCAACGTTTAGATTTGTACCAAGAGGAGACCTCACTCGTGCTGAAATGGCGATGATCACGATTCGCATCATGGTCCAACTCAAAAAGCTGCCTAAGCAGTAA
- a CDS encoding YigZ family protein codes for MLTQYKTIAGYGEDYIVIERSRFIGYAQRVTTEEEATAFIAMIKKKHWDATHNCSAFVIGENDQIQRSSDDGEPSGTAGKPILECIKKNGVKDTVVVVTRYFGGIKLGAGGLVRAYTAGTVTALKAAKIVVHTLHQTISVSVDYTWWGKVENELRLGEHRVSGTDFTDKVTAHVLIPEGEQNEFVARMVDLTNGQAQITLGEKEYVEVPVDAVGDVEEE; via the coding sequence ATGCTTACCCAATACAAAACCATCGCTGGCTACGGTGAGGACTATATCGTCATTGAGCGCTCCCGTTTTATCGGATATGCCCAGCGGGTTACCACTGAGGAAGAAGCGACTGCATTTATCGCGATGATCAAAAAGAAGCACTGGGACGCTACCCATAACTGTTCCGCTTTTGTCATCGGTGAAAACGACCAGATTCAGCGCTCGAGTGATGATGGGGAGCCTAGCGGTACGGCAGGCAAGCCGATCCTGGAATGCATCAAGAAAAACGGCGTGAAGGATACGGTCGTGGTCGTCACTCGCTATTTCGGCGGAATCAAGCTGGGGGCTGGCGGACTCGTTCGGGCTTATACAGCTGGAACGGTCACTGCATTGAAGGCTGCAAAGATCGTGGTGCACACGTTGCATCAGACGATCTCTGTCAGCGTGGACTATACGTGGTGGGGCAAGGTTGAGAACGAACTGCGTCTAGGCGAACATCGCGTGAGTGGTACGGATTTTACAGATAAGGTCACGGCACATGTGCTAATCCCTGAGGGTGAACAGAATGAGTTTGTCGCGCGGATGGTTGATTTGACGAATGGACAAGCTCAGATCACGCTGGGGGAGAAGGAATATGTGGAGGTTCCTGTAGACGCGGTTGGAGATGTGGAAGAAGAGTAA